The following are encoded together in the Hoplias malabaricus isolate fHopMal1 chromosome 3, fHopMal1.hap1, whole genome shotgun sequence genome:
- the ip6k2b gene encoding inositol hexakisphosphate kinase 2b has translation MSPALEALMEGSRYPGKEEMKGGVMLEPFVHQVGGHSCVLRFGEQTICKPLIPREHQFYKSLPPEIRKFTPQYKGVVSVSFEEDEEGNLCLIAYPLHSDPTDIENKELLADGEPKNKLLKWGKKKPSALLDDRSRQSRKEDKSKSNREDKAEVLYYSLEKGNMVPQIKHNPWSLQCHQQHLQRMKENSKHRNQHKFILLENLTWRYRVPCVLDLKMGTRQHGDDASEEKKANQIRKCQQSTSSSIGVRLCGMQVYHSVTGQLIFMNKYHGRKLSLAGFKEALCQFFSDGRVLRRDLLSPVLQRLKEMRAVLEACESYRFFSSSLLVIYDGAPPPGPARPRPSRGGEEEDEEEDDEDEDDEEEGAYGGGRSQVRDVSGSGSPLVDVRMIDFAHTTCRDYGEDAVVHEGGDSGYIFGLQNLISILSQLEEHSND, from the exons ATGAGCCCGGCTTTAGAAGCGCTGATGGAGGGGTCTAGGTACCCAGGGAAAGAGGAGATGAAGGGAGGTGTGATGCTGGAACCGTTTGTCCATCAGGTCGGAGGCCATTCTTGTGTGTTACGTTTTGGGGAACAAACCATTTGCAAGCCTTTAATCCCCCGTGAACACCAGTTCTACAAAAGCCTTCCACCGGAGATCCGCAAATTCACACCACAGTACAAAG GGGTGGTATCAGTGAGTTTTGAGGAAGACGAGGAGGGGAACCTGTGTTTGATCGCGTATCCTCTACACAGTGACCCGACTGATATCGAGAATAAGGAGTTGTTAGCTGATGGAGAACCCAAAAACAAGCTCCTGAAGTGGGGTAAGAAGAAGCCATCTGCCCTTCTTGATGATAGAAGCAGACAAAGCCGCAAAGAGGACAAGAGTAAAAG TAATCGTGAGGATAAGGCAGAGGTGTTGTACTACAGCCTGGAAAAAGGGAACATGGTGCCTCAGATTAAACACAACCCCTGGAGCCTACAGTGCCACCAGCAGCATCTCCAGAGGATGAAGGAGAACTCCAAACACAGAAACCAGCACA AATTCATTCTGTTGGAGAATCTCACATGGCGGTATCGGGTTCCTTGTGTTTTGGACCTGAAGATGGGAACTCGACAGCATGGGGATGATGCCTCTGAAGAGAAGAAAGCCAATCAAATCCGCAAATGCCAGCAGAGCACTTCTTCCTCAATAGGAGTCCGTCTCTGTGGGATGCAG GTGTACCACAGTGTAACAGGACAGCTTATTTTCATGAATAAGTACCACGGACGGAAGCTGAGTCTGGCCGGTTTTAAAGAAGCTCTCTGTCAGTTTTTTAGTGATGGACGTGTTCTACGCAGAGACCTCCTTTCTCCGGTTCTCCAGAGGCTCAAAGAGATGCGCGCGGTTCTGGAGGCATGTGAGAGCTACCgattcttctcttcttctcttcttgtTATCTATGATGGGGCACCGCCTCCAGGCCCTGCCAGGCCCCGGCCCTCTCGtggaggggaggaggaggatgaggaggaggatgacgaggatgaagatgatgaggagGAAGGAGCGTATGGTGGGGGGCGCTCACAGGTTCGAGATGTTTCAGGGTCAGGCTCGCCGCTGGTGGATGTGAGAATGATCGATTTTGCTCACACGACCTGCCGTGATTATGGAGAAGACGCCGTCGTTCATGAAGGCGGAGACAGCGGCTACATCTTTGGCCTTCAGAACCTCATCAGCATTCTGTCCCAGCTCGAGGAGCACAGCAACGATTAA